A DNA window from Hordeum vulgare subsp. vulgare chromosome 1H, MorexV3_pseudomolecules_assembly, whole genome shotgun sequence contains the following coding sequences:
- the LOC123425454 gene encoding transport inhibitor response 1-like protein Os05g0150500 encodes MGRGGARDGAGAGPAAAATPWHSLPDEVLEHAFSFLPAAADRGAAAAVCQGWLGAERRSRRRLAVANCYAAAPRDAVDRFPSVRAAEVKGKPHFADFGLVPPAWGAEAAPWVAAAAEGWPLLEELSFKRMVVTDECLEMIASSFRNFQVLRLVSCEGFSTAGLAAITEGCRNLRELDLQENYIEDCSNHWLSYFPESFTCLETLNFSSLEGEVNFAVLERLVSRCRNLKTLKLNNAIPLDKVASLLRKAPQLVELGTGKFSAEYHSDLFAKLEAVFAGCKSLRRLSGAWDAVPDYLPAFYGVCEGLTSLNLSYATVRGPELIKFIGRCKNLQQLWVMDLIGDHGLAVVACSCSKLQELRVFPSEPFGAGQVLLTERGLVDVSASCPMLESVLYFCGQMTNEALITIAKNRPNFTCFRLCILEPRTPDYVTRQSLDAGFSAIVESCKGLRRLSVSGLLTDLVFKSIGANGNRLEMLSIAFAGNSDLGLHYILSGCKSLKKLEIRDCPFGNKPLLANAAKLETMRSLWMSSCSLTLGACRQLAEKMPRLTVEIMNDPGRTCPVESLPDDSPVETLYVYRTIAGPRSDTPDYVQIV; translated from the exons ATGGGCCGCGGCGGCGCGCGcgacggcgccggcgccggccccgccgccgccgcgaccCCGTGGCACTCGCTCCCGGACGAGGTCCTGGAGCacgccttctccttcctccccgccgccgccgaccgcGGCGCCGCGGCGGCCGTCTGCCAGGGCTGGCTCGGGGCCGAGCGCCGCTCCCGGCGCCGCCTCGCCGTCGCCAACTGCTACGCCGCCGCCCCGCGAGACGCCGTCGACCGCTTTCCCTCCGTCCGCGCCGCCGAGGTCAAGGGGAAGCCGCACTTCGCGGACTTCGGGCTCGTCCCGCCCGCCTGGGGCGCCGAGGCCGCGCCCtgggtcgccgccgccgccgaaggctGGCCGCTGCTCGAGGAGCTCAGCTTCAAGCGCATGGTCGTCACCGACGAGTGCCTCGAGATGATCGCCTCCTCCTTCAGGAACTTCCAGGTCCTGCGACTCGTCTCCTGCGAGGGGTTCAGCACCGCAGGGCTCGCCGCCATTACCGAAGGTTGCAG AAATTTAAGAGAACTTGACCTGCAAGAGAACTACATTGAGGATTGTTCCAATCATTGGCTCAGTTACTTTCCGGAATCCTTTACTTGTCTGGAAACTCTGAACTTTTCAAGCTTAGAAGGGGAGGTCAATTTCGCTGTACTTGAGCGGCTAGTGAGCAGATGTCGCAACCTCAAGACTCTGAAGCTCAACAATGCTATCCCTCTTGACAAGGTTGCTAGCCTTCTTCGTAAGGCTCCACAACTAGTAGAACTTGGAACTGGCAAATTCTCTGCTGAGTATCATTCAGATCTCTTTGCAAAGCTCGAAGCGGTATTTGCAGGTTGTAAAAGCCTGAGAAGGCTCTCTGGGGCTTGGGATGCTGTTCCAGATTACCTGCCAGCTTTCTACGGTGTATGTGAAGGCCTCACATCACTTAATCTGAGTTATGCTACTGTACGAGGCCCCGAGCTAATAAAATTTATTGGCAGATGCAAGAATCTGCAGCAATTATGG GTGATGGACCTAATTGGCGACCATGGTTTAGCTGTCGTGGCATGCTCTTGCAGTAAACTGCAAGAGCTGCGGGTCTTCCCGTCTGAACCTTTTGGTGCCGGGCAAGTTTTATTGACTGAAAGAGGCCTTGTTGATGTTTCTGCCAGTTGCCCCATGTTGGAGTCAGTTCTCTACTTCTGCGGCCAGATGACTAATGAGGCCCTCATTACAATTGCGAAGAATCGACCCAACTTCACTTGTTTCCGGTTATGCATCCTTGAGCCCCGTACTCCAGATTACGTCACACGGCAGTCTCTTGATGCTGGCTTCAGTGCCATTGTGGAATCATGCAAGGGCCTTAGGCGCCTCTCTGTGTCTGGCCTTCTGACAGATCTCGTGTTCAAATCAATCGGTGCAAACGGTAACCGTCTAGAGATGCTGTCAATCGCCTTTGCTGGGAACAGTGATCTTGGCCTTCATTATATCCTCTCTGGCTGCAAGAGCTTGAAGAAGCTGGAGATAAGGGACTGCCCATTTGGAAATAAGCCGTTGCTGGCAAATGCTGCCAAGCTGGAGACAATGCGATCCCTTTGGATGTCGTCGTGCTCATTGACCCTGGGCGCATGCCGACAGCTTGCAGAGAAGATGCCTCGCCTTACCGTGGAGATAATGAACGATCCTGGACGAACATGCCCTGTGGAGTCACTTCCGGATGATAGCCCGGTCGAGACATTGTATGTGTACCGGACAATTGCCGGTCCAAGGTCCGACACACCAGATTACGTCCAGATTGTTTAA